The DNA window CCGCCACGGCGGCCAGACCGAAGGTCAACAGGATGTTGAGCGGAAGCCAGTGGCCGAAGGCGAGCATGTGCAGGGGTTGCGCAACCAGGCCCCAGGCGGACAGGCGCCGGATCGACTTGCCCAGATCGGCACCAGGCTGTGCCAGGTTGCAGGCCATCACCAGCGCGAACAGCGGGAAGGCGATGCGCCCAAACTCGCTGACCACCGGCACATAGCCACCGAAAACCACTTTGGCGACGTGGTCACCGGTCATCGACAGCAGCGCGATCCACTTCATCGACTCACGGGCACCGCTGCTGAGGGTGCCGCGCGCCAATGGGGCGTGTACGGTGACGTCCTGCGCGCTCAAGTCATTCATCCTCTGCGTCCTGCAGGGTCTCTATCGCCAGGAATCGCCGGCCATTACCCCTTGAACGCAGAGAATACTTGAACCTGACGCGGATGACGCTGACCGCTGCACCCCGCTATCCTTGCAGTCCCCGCTTGTGAGGCATCGCCATGCGCACGCTGTACCCGCCGATCACCCCGTACCGCGAGCACACGCTGCCCGTAGGTGCGCTGCACACCCTGCATATCGAAGAGTGCGGCACGCCTGATGGCATTCCGGTGGTGTACCTGCATGGTGGCCCGGGCGCTGGCATCTCGCCTACCCATCGCCGCTTCTTTGACCCGGCGCGCTACCGCATCGTGCTGATCGATCAGCGCGGCAGCGGCCGCTCCACGCCGTTCGGCGAGCTGCGTGACAACACCACGCAGGATCTGGTGGCCGACATCGAGAAGGTGCGCGAACACCTGGGCATCGAGCGCTGGCTGGTCTACGGCGGCTCGTGGGGCTCGACGTTGTCACTGGCCTACGCACAGGCGCATCCCGACCGCGCCACCGGGCTTATCGTGCGCGGCGTTTTCCTGGGCCGGGAGGAAGAGAACCGCTGGTTCGCCGAACTCAACGGCGGTGCGCGCTGGATCTTCCCGGAGCGCTGGGATCGCTACGAGGCCCACATTCCGGAGGACGAGCGCGGCAACATGCTCGAAGCCTACTGGAAGCGTCTGGACCATGCCGACGAAGCCATCCGCATTGCCGCGGCGCAGGCTTGGCTGGGCTGGGAAGACAATGCCGCCACGCTGGTGCATGACGTCGACGCGACGTCCGCTACCGATCCGCTCGATACGCTGGCCAAGGCGCGCATCGAGGCGCATTACTTCCGCCACAACACCTTCCTGGAACACGGCCAACTGCTGCGCGACATCGAGCGCGTCCGCCACCTGCCGGGCGTCATCGTGCAGGGTCGCTACGACATCATCTGCCCACCACGCAGCGCCTGGGACCTGGCCAAAGCCTGGCCGGAAGCCACCCTGGAGATGGTCATCGCCGGCCACAGTGCCAACGAAGCGGCCACGACCGATGCGCTGGTGCGGGCCACCGACGCTTTCGCGGACCGCAGCTGAACAAAAGGGGCCAACGGCCCCTTTTTCTATACCAAGGTATAGCCGGGCTAACCCACGGGCCTCTAGGCCTGCTGAATACGAGCGCGGACAATAGCGCCACTGGCCAGCGACTGGCCGCCCCACGCGGAGACGCAGATGGATCCCGACCCTGCCGGGCGCGACGCGCGCCCCTGCCTGCCTACTTGTTCACTGCTGGCGACTGACGACCGGTTCCTGTCCG is part of the Stenotrophomonas lactitubi genome and encodes:
- a CDS encoding TraX family protein; amino-acid sequence: MNDLSAQDVTVHAPLARGTLSSGARESMKWIALLSMTGDHVAKVVFGGYVPVVSEFGRIAFPLFALVMACNLAQPGADLGKSIRRLSAWGLVAQPLHMLAFGHWLPLNILLTFGLAAVAVHALVNNRQLLLLVAGGLLPFFVDYQWAGVAFVMLGWIAFRHRAYWLLAFGFGGLCWVNGNGWALLAIPLVLALARVPWKVPRSRWAFYVYYVGHLAVLAAYAQWLR
- the pip gene encoding prolyl aminopeptidase — its product is MRTLYPPITPYREHTLPVGALHTLHIEECGTPDGIPVVYLHGGPGAGISPTHRRFFDPARYRIVLIDQRGSGRSTPFGELRDNTTQDLVADIEKVREHLGIERWLVYGGSWGSTLSLAYAQAHPDRATGLIVRGVFLGREEENRWFAELNGGARWIFPERWDRYEAHIPEDERGNMLEAYWKRLDHADEAIRIAAAQAWLGWEDNAATLVHDVDATSATDPLDTLAKARIEAHYFRHNTFLEHGQLLRDIERVRHLPGVIVQGRYDIICPPRSAWDLAKAWPEATLEMVIAGHSANEAATTDALVRATDAFADRS